In a single window of the Osmerus eperlanus chromosome 2, fOsmEpe2.1, whole genome shotgun sequence genome:
- the nsmce1 gene encoding non-structural maintenance of chromosomes element 1 homolog isoform X2, whose product MELLTVPEQELFTGTVVRPTVIRKGMSEEDGLTHYALVNMAETDVTRMSSDYADNELELFRKTMDLIVESDNGTASSTDVLNSADSLQTKKLKKKETEHVLARLVQEKWLNEKHGEYSLSTRCIMEMDTYIRMMYMDQVKVCHICHNIALQCQTCDNPSCGVKIHNPCVARYFKGRTDPRCPACEDFWPHEIPEVSRSQSQPSQSPSAKENTAPTHSKRSRR is encoded by the exons ATCAGAAAAGGGATGTCTGAAGAAGATGGTCTCACACATTATGCCTTG GTGAACATGGCTGAGACGGATGTCACCAGGATGTCATCAGATTACGCAGACAATGAACTGGAGTTattcagaaaaact ATGGATCTGATTGTGGAATCTGATAACGGAACCGCATCATCCACAGACGTCCTTAATTCTGCTGACAGCCTTCAGACTAAGAAGCTaaagaagaaagagacagaacatGTGTTGGCCAGGCTTGTCCAGGAGAAGTGGCTAAACGAG AAACATGGCGAATATTCTCTATCAACCCGTTGCATTATGGAGATGGATACATACATTCGGATGATGTACATGGACCAAGTCAAAGTCTGCCATATCTGTCACAATATTGCCTTACAG TGCCAAACGTGTGATAATCCATCTTGTGGGGTCAAAATCCATAACCCATGCGTTGCCAGGTACTTCAAAGGCAGGACTGATCCTCGATGTCCTGCCTGTGAGGATTTTTGGCCACACGAGATTCCAG agGTTAGCAGATCCCAATCCCAGCCCTCTCAGAGTCCATCTGCCAAGGAGAACACAGCACCGACTCATTCAAAGAGATCCAGAAGATAA